A single region of the Yersinia entomophaga genome encodes:
- a CDS encoding lysine exporter LysO family protein, translated as MYSGLLIILLPLIIGYLIPLSRKSLIQAINRLLSWMVYVILFFMGISLAFLENLSANLLLIFQYASVCFICILSANLLALFLLEHKRPWKNTHRQEALPSRLHMALESLKLCGVVIIGFLLGLTEWPPLQFAAQGSELALIFLLFLVGIQLRNSGMTLRQIVLNRRGTIVAIVVAVSALAGGALAALFLGLPLKTGLAMASGYGWYSLSGILLTDAFGPVIGSAAFFNDLARELVAIMLIPTLVRRSRSTALGLCGATSMDFTLPVLQRSGGLEMVPAAIVHGFILSLLAPVLIALFS; from the coding sequence ATGTATTCAGGATTACTGATCATTCTGTTGCCGTTAATTATCGGTTATTTGATCCCGCTTAGCCGTAAATCTTTAATTCAGGCGATTAACCGGCTATTAAGCTGGATGGTTTACGTTATTTTATTTTTTATGGGCATCAGCTTGGCATTTCTGGAAAACCTTAGCGCAAACCTGCTGCTTATTTTCCAATACGCCAGCGTATGTTTTATCTGCATTTTATCCGCTAACCTGTTGGCGCTATTTTTGCTCGAACATAAAAGGCCGTGGAAAAATACTCACCGCCAGGAAGCTCTGCCTTCCCGATTACATATGGCGCTGGAATCGCTGAAACTGTGCGGCGTAGTTATCATCGGCTTTCTATTGGGTCTGACCGAATGGCCACCGTTGCAATTTGCCGCTCAAGGTAGTGAATTAGCATTGATATTCCTGCTATTTTTGGTTGGCATCCAGTTGCGTAATAGCGGCATGACTTTACGCCAGATTGTGCTTAACCGCCGCGGCACTATTGTCGCCATCGTGGTTGCTGTCAGTGCGCTGGCTGGCGGCGCGTTAGCCGCGTTATTCCTCGGTTTACCGCTGAAAACCGGTCTGGCAATGGCCTCCGGCTACGGTTGGTACTCACTCTCGGGTATCTTACTGACAGACGCATTTGGCCCGGTGATCGGCAGCGCCGCCTTCTTCAACGATTTAGCCCGTGAATTAGTCGCCATTATGCTGATTCCAACGCTGGTTCGCCGCAGCCGTTCCACTGCCTTAGGCCTCTGCGGTGCCACCTCAATGGATTTCACCCTGCCGGTATTGCAACGTAGCGGTGGCCTGGAAATGGTACCTGCCGCGATCGTGCACGGCTTCATATTGAGCTTACTGGCTCCAGTACTGATCGCGCTATTCTCCTGA